Genomic window (Salvelinus alpinus chromosome 13, SLU_Salpinus.1, whole genome shotgun sequence):
tccgtctggccactctaccataaaggtctaattggtgtagtgctgcagagaggttgtccttctggaaggttctcccatctccatagaggaagtCTGGAGCGCTGTcagggcccttctcccctgattgctcagtttggccggacagccagctctaggaagtgtttccaaacttcatacatttaagaatgatggaggccactgtgttcttggggacattcaatgctgcagaacatttttggtacccttccccagatctgtgcctcaacacaatcctgtctctgagctctacgtacaattccttcgacctcatggcttttgctctgacttgcactgtcaactgtgggactttatatagacaggtgtgtgcctttccaaatcatgtccaatcaattgaatttaccacaggtggactccaatcaaggatgatcaatggaaacaggatgcacttgagctcaatttcgagtctcattgcaaagggtctgaatacctatgtaaataaggtattcctgtttttaataaatttgcagaaaattctgaaaacctgttttcgctttgtcattatggggtattgtgtggagattgatgaggaaattgttttatttagtcATTAatataacaacatgtggaaaatgtcaaggggtctgaatactttcctaaggcaCCGTAAAATTAATACTGAAAATGTGTGATTAATGAGGTTTGGTTTGCTACACGTTCACATCCTGCCAGCATGCTCACCACAACAACAGTTTATGACTGAGGGCTGGCCTCCTCGACCACCATCCACGCCAAAACCCTCAAACAAAACTCTAACAACTACCACCCCTGCCAACATGTTTGTCAAATGGTGGAAAGCTGAACCTCGTGAATTTAGTAATAGCGCaaactttggagaggtgtgtgaccACTTGGAGACGCCAGTTAGTCCTTTTACGcaaacccttgtcatttttttgtcttatgttgcacctacctgACATTTTCCATaaatattgttattatgttactgaatgtacagtatccatgtcacgccctgaccttagagagccgttttatttctctatttggttaggtcagggtgtgatttgggtgggcattctatgttttcaatttctttgtttttggccgagtgtggttcccaatcagaggcagctgtctatcgttgtctctgattgggaatcatacttaggcagcctttttcccacctatgttgtgggtaattatttattttctctgtgtgtttgtgtgcgccacgTTTGTTTCTGTTTACCTGTTCTTTTTGTGAAGGTTTCACTACGATTAAAAGAAATGTGGAAttacatgcacgctgcgccttggctcatctatgacagggagtttgaagacAGTGAACGTGACAATCCAAAGTATTTTCAGTAAAGGATTAAGGAAAAGGTTTTCACAAAAATGTGTTTGTTCACggaatataatttaaaagtatgcattaattAGGAGTCTGTAATATAAAATAGTTGGCAAAaatgaatgtagacattaataaatgcatttctatatctTCCAAAACCTTTCAAACAATAGTGGAGGATAACAAACATTGTGGTGCAGTGGCTTCAAAACAGTGCACCCTGTCAGTCATCATTTATATACATAACTGTCAAAAAGAAACATGAGGTGACAGAGGTTGGTTGAGTGGTAAAACCGTCAAGTCTAGAGAACACATATCCCTTACTGGAGACTGAGGTTCAAATCCTGTTTATGTTTTGTCCACCTATGCCAATCACCCACTATTCTTCCTGAAAAGGGCAATGTAATTCCATTTTGCCTTTAAAAACTAACATGAAAAATTGACTGCACACACAATGCCTAAATGGACTAGCTTACATCACTCAAGTTACAATCTGAAGCAGTTGCCAATTATTTTTCCTGGAGTTTGATTTCACCAGAGGCCTCCAACCTTGTAACCATGGGAGTTTGGGTTGGGAGTATTACCATGTTCAGAGTTTTGGATAAAAGGCTGTGATGCTGTTTCAGTCTTGAGGGGTGGAAGATCATCTCACCCTTTTTGTTAGTGTTATACTTCAACAATTTATGTCAGGTACAATCCTTCTTATGTTATCTAATGTGCTTGTTGTGATGCTGATGTTTTATATCTGTTAGAGTTGAAAGTGTTATTGTGTCCATTGTATCTACATCTATTGAATTATACAACATTGAATTATAGTCAGTTGTTGTTCTCTTTTGTGAAATATATTATGTTGGTTTGTTTTTGGTTACTTTTTTCACTTTTTCATGAAATCATTTGGTTAAATATATTGACAGTAATTGTTCTAAAACAGTATTTAATGAGCGATATTAATGAGAGGCAAGGTAATGAACAAGGattatcaaattgtatttgttgcTTGGTAGATTTTTTTAAAGTCATAATACCACTGCTATTTATTTGGTATTTATTATTAAATAACTTTATTGCATTCTCCTCCAGGTTGTGACATTCACTCTGGGTGGCAAATGGAGAACCACACCTACCCTAAGAACATGTTCCTCCTGGAGGGGTTAAAGGTCACTCAACAGTCCTCCTACCCTGCCTTCATCCTTCTCCTCATCATCTACATCTTCACGATGGTGTCCAACATCGGCCTCATACTACTGATCTCCATGGAGAGGAGCCTGCACCAGCCCATGTACATCCTCTTCTGCAACCTACCTCTCAATGACGCTCTTGGAGCCACGGTTATCGTCCCTCGTTTGCTGAGTGACATATTTGTGGCAAGCACAGACCGCTACATTAACGACGTTGCGTGTGCCGTCCAAGCATTTTGCGCCCACATGTTTGGCACAACATCACATACAATACTGATTATCATGGCCTTTGATAGATATGTGGCCATCTGCAACCCCCTGCGATATGCCACCATCATGACCAAAAGGATGATTGCAAAACTGACTGCTTTTGCCTGGGGGTCTGCCTTTCTGCTTGTGGGGGTCCTCCTGGGCCTCACACTCAGCTTGTCACGATGCAGATCTGAAATCTTCAACCCCTTCTGTGACAATGCCTCGTTATTCAAGCTCTCCTGTGAAAGCATTATTATTAACAATATCTATGGACTCACTTTTACCGTCCTACTCCTGGGGTCCTCCATAGGGAGTGTGACACTAACATACCTTAAGATAGctattgtgtgtgtgagaaacaAAAACAGGGTTCTGAATAGCAGGGCCTTGCAGACCTGCTCCACACACCTGTCTGTGTACATCATCATGCTGGTGTCCGGTTTCACCATCATCTTTCTCCATCGCTTCCCTCAGTGGGCCGACCACAGGAAACTGTCAGCCATTTTGTTTCATGTGGTTCCTCCTTGGCTCAATCCTATTATCTACGGTCTGCAGACCAAAGAGATCAGACAGAAAATCTTCAACAAGTTTCATAATAATAAAGTGACTGTATGATGAATGTGtattaattctctctctctctctctctctctctctctctctctctctctctctctctctctctctctctctctctctctctctctctctctctctctctctctctctctctctctctctctctctctctctctctctctctctctctctctctctctctctctctctctctctctctctctctctctctctctctctctctctctctctctctctctctctctctctctctctctctctctctcgttatgaaaagccaactgacattggTGTTGAATTGTTGCACCCTCTAGGCCAGGGGTTCACATTTTCACTCGGAGGAACATCACCTGTGCAacatctatttctatgggcacaagcactgttcatgacacaaactgatgCAGTTTTTAAGCTAATTTTCATACAATTCTGTACATTTTGCAATGTTACAATGTatagaggaactgatgatgcactacccaatttcaaTTTAGACTATTGTATTACAACAttcaagagtaagtttaaagATGGACTCAGTTCCTCTTTTTTTTGCAGGATGGGGGGGCCATTGCTCTAGGCTACCAGTTGCATTGTTTCGGATATGAAAAGGAGACCACTGCTGTCTGCTGAATGATAAATATGCCAGATGGGAATGTTCTGAAAGCTTGATTCTAATCAACCGTCTGAATAAAATAAAGACAGAAAACGGCGAGTTGGTGGCCCACTCATTTTCAATGGAACCAAAGCTGGGGGCGAAATTTGGTGCATGCAAAAATAGTTTTACTGAAAGGAAGAATTTCCCTTACCTGAGGGAATTATTTAAGGTCATTACATTAAGGTCAATACCCTCAAAGTTTTTCTTAGGTTAGGGCATACTTAAGGGGTTGTACGGTAGTTTGAAGGCATGTACAGAAGAATGAGTTTCTGGTTACCATGGAGATGACCTTCACTGACTGAACTTCTCATCAAAGAtatcacatttattttgggagatCGCAAAATAGAACTTCTATATTCAAGACAGGAGAATTGATTCAGAAGATAATGATCTGGATCAGaagataaaacatttattttagttACTTTTTTTCTCAACTTGTTTCTATTATTTTTTAGCACGTCAAGCTAATTTACAGAGTAGTCATGGATTGTGCAACTTCCATTGTTTAGTTAAAGTGGAACTGGCAGCATTTTATCAACATGAaatcttttaattttttttctctgacaagcgagcacttagatatggtcattttcatgTTTTCATAAATTCGTACaatgtttgggaattacgtatactaaagcatttgtgaaaattctatttGCCTCATTTTCAATGGAAATATGGGCAGGGTCTCTAGTTTTTTTGTGGGGGCCTTACCGTTAAAACACTTCCGGACAATAGTTTGCATTTAGCTAACTAACTCGCTATCGCTATCACAACTTCCCAAACATGGATTCACGCAAAATGTGCCTTTTATGTTCAGTAAGGGATGCCACAATAACTGACAGAAAAGGAAGCTGTTCATGGAGCAGGAGTGTTTTGACCACCAAACTTTTTAGAGGAGGGAGTGCTGTTGCGGTAAAGCAAGAGGtagcggagcgccaagtctaggtccaaaaggcttcttaacttcttaaagcattgttggttaagggcttgcaagtaagcatttcactgtaaggtttacaacctgttgtattcagagcatgtgacaaataaaatttgatttgatttatg
Coding sequences:
- the LOC139536716 gene encoding olfactory receptor 52N5-like, producing the protein MENHTYPKNMFLLEGLKVTQQSSYPAFILLLIIYIFTMVSNIGLILLISMERSLHQPMYILFCNLPLNDALGATVIVPRLLSDIFVASTDRYINDVACAVQAFCAHMFGTTSHTILIIMAFDRYVAICNPLRYATIMTKRMIAKLTAFAWGSAFLLVGVLLGLTLSLSRCRSEIFNPFCDNASLFKLSCESIIINNIYGLTFTVLLLGSSIGSVTLTYLKIAIVCVRNKNRVLNSRALQTCSTHLSVYIIMLVSGFTIIFLHRFPQWADHRKLSAILFHVVPPWLNPIIYGLQTKEIRQKIFNKFHNNKVTV